A single region of the Drosophila takahashii strain IR98-3 E-12201 chromosome 2R, DtakHiC1v2, whole genome shotgun sequence genome encodes:
- the LOC108063119 gene encoding myelin regulatory factor isoform X1 — protein sequence MDLDFFELSPQDLEDINSDGMDNLDLLVQGAFDDSIQLGHNGHLSAGGGGVHSHMEAPHTPPMNGLDAQLSNSGRVGSTPVATQVQTHVHPQLPESPPDSQPAYSPLGEAHGMAMPVGRDLIYPGLPPMQHQANMLQTDLGQYASPPQHQQHHFTAPQADVRIKHESGLIINPGNLLCQQQQQQQQQMHQHQLNEQQYQDAILQDQMLYYQDNGGAAGAGMYASGSFQNLSTCTLTSSLGLGDRVQVIGTSQLSLNRVSAPSTPVHSLSRKRKMSTQLDCPDFPTAPKVDAGLQMSPLRQSHHSLATPTPAPSHCSASVSPALSAVNSQADNSLDGQPGGGVATGSGSGSGSGSGSEAGDPAGGQCIRFNGFQPENWHKLFDQSLQELSVIYYRVDADKGFNFSVSDDAYVCQKKNHFQVTCHARLQGDAKFVKTPSGFEKIKSFHLHFYGVKFEAPNQTIRVEQSQSDRSKKAFYPVPIDLQKHIVSKITVGRLHFSETTNNNMRKKGRPNPEQRFFQLVVGLHVHTHSGNFPVVSHGSEKIIVRASNPGQFESDVDLCWQRGLTPESVFHTGRVGINTDRPDESLVVHGNLKVSGHIVQPSDSRAKQEIGELDTSVQLRNLQKIRIVRYRYMPEFAVHSGLRRESDTREIEDTGVIAQEVREVIPDAVQEAGSVVLPNGNVIENFLLVNKDRILMENIGAVKELCKVTGSLESRIEHLERANIGQNSQQLRAKDLLEPRCILPERGAIKSFGSRRDGYEVCSSRSLQIVIFLLIIVMAACLAAVSTLYFVEHNKQQQMDGYQIFNNGFFRPETGTTHLSDEERHYFHNLHTLFKNKTHGPWPSRMYPTSTARPPGFRPSDEDAEDLAAVLTKPQVSASTGQQQQQQQSLKHGVITTTAPRFSNKTISSKKGKWPPNQEVLRQSGGQKLHLAGVPVHVVPAKSSTSPNAAAPNDTVASTEKPPQAIPLPQDFENNSIDIDAQQKQSQLKLDEHIVVVGTIASPASDGYDSNSPAVAAHPIRKFNPGTVYTHVYKTVSPPTANQALTTNKVSTESAPSPLAQALDVPPPALPVRNSSDNPDALDLQNLSNTNESVDNPITGVYGVYEYQGPGLRESNLGRRSASQRSLDWIRQKTFKAELVGQPAECNGDESVSDNCQSVCFEELPATQPQPDNVDANVKEQHAEDDLQSAEEQDQDPDIIEAQPAANETVASLEAQLGKSSHSTDALAKKFPQETEALVAAKDDPVYRLVKAAASAQDQAPKTDETVLPPFQLDCWSVSSCVLAAQYNQTIEVEQFCPTSGYSLNVSYVVPVSRYLQASSLELHLSSNKPLQWSICTDEDQAKPSANAQLNEDDEAPSASGVKILKQQGMNKLSLSLDLPARGYFLRDFMLRASQDLEQLQQKLCDDNAHLANPILQYNCRIVRDCD from the exons CTCCCCAAGATCTGGAAGACATAAATAGCGATGGAATGGACAATCTGGATCTCCTGGTGCAAGGAGCCTTCGACGATAGCATCCAACTAGGCCACAATGGCCACCTGTCCGCCGGAGGAGGTGGAGTCCACTCCCACATGGAGGCGCCGCACACACCGCCCATGAATGGTTTAGATGCCCAACTGAGTAACTCCGGACGAGTGGGCAGTACACCGGTGGCGACGCAGGTCCAGACCCATGTGCATCCGCAGCTGCCGGAGAGTCCGCCGGATTCGCAGCCCGCCTACAGTCCGCTGGGCGAGGCTCACGGGATGGCGATGCCGGTGGGCAGGGACCTCATCTACCCCGGTCTGCCGCCCATGCAGCACCAGGCCAATATGCTCCAGACGGACCTGGGTCAATATGCCTCCCCTCCGCAGCACCAGCAACATCATTTTACGGCTCCGCAGGCCGATGTGCGGATCAAGCACGAATCCGGACTCATCATAAATCCGGGCAACCTGCtgtgccagcagcaacagcaacagcagcagcagatgcacCAGCATCAGTTGAATGAGCAGCAGTACCAGGATGCGATCCTCCAGGACCAGATGCTCTACTACCAGGATAATGGGGGAGCAGCTGGTGCGGGGATGTATGCATCCGGCAGCTTTCAGAACCTCTCCACCTGCACGCTGACCTCCTCCTTGGGCCTGGGCGATCGTGTCCAGGTGATAGGCACCAGTCAGTTGTCCCTGAATCGTGTGTCCGCTCCCTCGACTCCGGTGCATTCGCTTTCCCGCAAGCGCAAGATGTCCACGCAGCTGGATTGTCCCGACTTTCCGACTGCCCCCAAGGTGGATGCAGGCCTGCAGATGAGTCCGCTGCGTCAGTCGCATCACTccctggccacgcccactccggcGCCCTCCCACTGCTCCGCCTCCGTGTCGCCAGCTCTGTCGGCGGTCAATTCCCAGGCGGATAACAGCCTGGATGGTCAGCCCGGGGGAGGAGTGGCCACCGGATCGGgctcgggatcgggatcgggttCCGGCAGCGAGGCTGGCGATCCGGCGGGCGGCCAGTGCATCCGGTTCAACGGCTTCCAGCCGGAGAACTGGCACAAGCTGTTCGACCAGAGCCTACAGGAGCTGTCTGTGATCTACTACCGCGTGGATGCGGACAAGGGCTTCAATTTCAGCGTCTCGGACGACGCGTACGTGTGCCAGAAGAAGAACCACTTCCAGGTTACTTGCCATGCGCGCCTCCAGGGCGATGCCAAATTCGTGAAGACACCGTCCGGCTTCGAGAAAATCAAATCCTTCCACTTGCATTTCTACGGCGTCAAGTTCGAGGCGCCCAACCAGACGATCCGCGTGGAGCAGAGCCAGTCGGATCGCTCCAAGAAGGCCTTCTATCCCGTACC CATCGATCTCCAGAAGCACATCGTCAGCAAGATCACCGTGGGTCGCCTGCACTTTTCGGAGACGACGAACAACAACATGCGCAAGAAGGGTCGTCCCAATCCCGAGCAGCGATTCTTCCAGCTGGTCGTGGGCCTCCATGTGCACACCCATTCGGGCAACTTTCCGGTGGTGAGTCACGGCAGCGAGAAGATCATCGTGCGTGCCTCGAATCCGGGTCAGTTTGAGTCCGATGTGGATCTATGCTGGCAGCGCGGACTCACCCCGGAATCGGTGTTCCACACGGGTCGCGTGGGCATCAACACGGATCGCCCGGACGAGAGTCTGGTGGTCCATGGCAACCTCAAGGTGTCCGGCCACATTGTCCAGCCGAGCGACAGTCGCGCCAAGCAGGAGATCGGCGAGCTGGACACATCCGTGCAGCTACGGAATCTCCAGAAGATCCGGATAGTGCGCTACCGCTACATGCCCGAGTTTGCCGTGCACTCGGGTCTCCGGCGGGAGAGCGACACCCGGGAGATCGAGGACACCGGCGTGATTGCCCAGGAGGTGCGCGAGGTCATTCCGGATGCAGTCCAAGAGGCTGGCAGCGTGGTGCTGCCCAATGGAAACGTCATCGAGAACTTCCTGCTGGTCAACAAG GATCGCATTCTGATGGAGAACATCGGAGCCGTCAAGGAGCTGTGCAAGGTGACCGGTTCGCTGGAGTCGCGCATCGAGCATCTGGAACGAGCCAACATTGGCCAGAACAGCCAACAACTGCGTGCCAAGGATCTGCTGGAGCCGCGCTGCATCCTGCCCGAGCGAGGAGCCATCAAGTCCTTCGGCAGTCGGCGGGACGGATACGAGGTCTGCTCCAGTCGATCCCTGCAGATCGTCATCTTCCTGCTGATCATTGTAATGGCAGCCTG CCTGGCGGCGGTATCCACGTTGTACTTCGTGGAGCAcaacaagcagcagcagatggaCGGCTACCAGATCTTCAACAACGGGTTCTTCCGCCCGGAAACGGGGACGACGCACCTGAGCGACGAGGAGCGGCACTACTTCCACAACCTGCACACACTCTTCAAGAACAAGACGCACGGACCGTGGCCAAGTCGGATGTACCCCACCAGCACGGCCCGTCCGCCGGGATTCCGGCCATCCGATGAGGACGCGGAGGACCTTGCGGCGGTGCTGACCAAGCCACAGGTTTCCGCATCCACtgggcaacaacagcagcagcagcagagtcTCAAGCACGGAGTCATCACGACAACGGCGCCGCGATTCAGCAACAAGACGATCAGCAGCAAGAAGGGCAAGTGGCCTCCCAATCAGGAGGTGCTGCGTCAAAGTGGCGGTCAGAAGTTGCACCTAGCCGGCGTGCCAGTCCATGTGGTTCCCGCGAAGTCATCTACTTCTCCAAACGCTGCCGCCCCCAACGACACGGTGGCCTCCACGGAGAAGCCACCCCAGGCCATTCCCTTGCCCCAGGACTTTGAGAACAACTCCATTGACATCGATGCCCAGCAGAAGCAGTCGCAGCTAAAGCTGGACGAGCACATCGTGGTGGTCGGGACCATTGCCAGTCCCGCCTCCGATGGCTATGACTCCAATTCCCCAGCTGTCGCCGCTCATCCCATTCGGAAATTCAATCCGGGCACCGTTTATACCCACGTCTACAAGACGGTATCGCCACCCACGGCCAATCAGGCACTGACCACCAACAAGGTGAGCACCGAGTCCGCCCCGAGTCCACTGGCCCAGGCCCTCGATGTGCCGCCACCGGCTCTTCCGGTGAGGAATAGCAGCGACAATCCGGATGCCCTGGACCTGCAGAACCTGAGCAATACCAACGAGTCCGTGGATAATCCTATTACAGGAGTCTATGGGGTGTACGAGTACCAGGGACCGGGCCTAAGGGAATCCAATCTGGGGAGGCGGTCGGCGAGTCAGCGAAGTCTGGACTGGATCAGGCAGAAGACCTTCAAGGCGGAGCTCGTTGGACAGCCGGCAGAGTGCAATGGCGATGAGTCGGTCAGCGATAATTGCCAG TCCGTTTGCTTCGAGGAGTTGCCAGCGACACAGCCGCAGCCCGATAATGTGGATGCCAATGTGAAGGAGCAGCATGCGGAGGACGATCTGCAGTCGGCGGAGGAGCAGGATCAGGACCCGGACATTATAGAGGCTCAGCCTGCTGCCAATGAGACGGTGGCTTCCCTCGAGGCTCAGCTGGGCAAGAGCTCGCATAGCACTGATGCCCTGGCCAAAAAGTTTCCCCAAGAGACGGAGGCTTTGGTCGCAGCCAAGGACGATCCCGTCTACCGCCTGGTGAAGGCTGCCGCCTCTGCCCAGGATCAGGCTCCAAAGACGGATGAGACTGTGCTGCCACCCTTCCAGCTGGATTGCTGGAGCGTCTCCAGTTGCGTGCTGGCCGCCCAGTACAATCAAACCATCGAGGTGGAGCAGTTCTGTCCCACCTCGGGCTATTCCCTCAATGTCAGCTATGTGGTCCCGGTGTCGCGTTATCTGCAGGCCAGCAGCCTGGAGCTCCACCTGAG CTCCAACAAGCCGCTGCAGTGGTCCATCTGCACCGATGAGGATCAGGCCAAGCCCAGTGCCAACGCCCAGCTAAACGAGGATGATGAGGCACCATCCGCCAGCGGGGTCAAGATCCTCAAGCAGCAGGGCATGAACAAACTGAGTCTGTCCTTGGATCTTCCCGCCCGCGGCTATTTCCTGCGGGACTTTATGCTCCGCGCCAGCCAAGACTTGGAGCAG TTGCAGCAAAAACTATGCGACGACAACGCTCACCTGGCGAACCCCATACTCCAGTACAACTGTAGGATCGTAAGAGATTGTGATTAG
- the LOC108063119 gene encoding myelin regulatory factor isoform X2 produces MDYPKTLNAPQDLEDINSDGMDNLDLLVQGAFDDSIQLGHNGHLSAGGGGVHSHMEAPHTPPMNGLDAQLSNSGRVGSTPVATQVQTHVHPQLPESPPDSQPAYSPLGEAHGMAMPVGRDLIYPGLPPMQHQANMLQTDLGQYASPPQHQQHHFTAPQADVRIKHESGLIINPGNLLCQQQQQQQQQMHQHQLNEQQYQDAILQDQMLYYQDNGGAAGAGMYASGSFQNLSTCTLTSSLGLGDRVQVIGTSQLSLNRVSAPSTPVHSLSRKRKMSTQLDCPDFPTAPKVDAGLQMSPLRQSHHSLATPTPAPSHCSASVSPALSAVNSQADNSLDGQPGGGVATGSGSGSGSGSGSEAGDPAGGQCIRFNGFQPENWHKLFDQSLQELSVIYYRVDADKGFNFSVSDDAYVCQKKNHFQVTCHARLQGDAKFVKTPSGFEKIKSFHLHFYGVKFEAPNQTIRVEQSQSDRSKKAFYPVPIDLQKHIVSKITVGRLHFSETTNNNMRKKGRPNPEQRFFQLVVGLHVHTHSGNFPVVSHGSEKIIVRASNPGQFESDVDLCWQRGLTPESVFHTGRVGINTDRPDESLVVHGNLKVSGHIVQPSDSRAKQEIGELDTSVQLRNLQKIRIVRYRYMPEFAVHSGLRRESDTREIEDTGVIAQEVREVIPDAVQEAGSVVLPNGNVIENFLLVNKDRILMENIGAVKELCKVTGSLESRIEHLERANIGQNSQQLRAKDLLEPRCILPERGAIKSFGSRRDGYEVCSSRSLQIVIFLLIIVMAACLAAVSTLYFVEHNKQQQMDGYQIFNNGFFRPETGTTHLSDEERHYFHNLHTLFKNKTHGPWPSRMYPTSTARPPGFRPSDEDAEDLAAVLTKPQVSASTGQQQQQQQSLKHGVITTTAPRFSNKTISSKKGKWPPNQEVLRQSGGQKLHLAGVPVHVVPAKSSTSPNAAAPNDTVASTEKPPQAIPLPQDFENNSIDIDAQQKQSQLKLDEHIVVVGTIASPASDGYDSNSPAVAAHPIRKFNPGTVYTHVYKTVSPPTANQALTTNKVSTESAPSPLAQALDVPPPALPVRNSSDNPDALDLQNLSNTNESVDNPITGVYGVYEYQGPGLRESNLGRRSASQRSLDWIRQKTFKAELVGQPAECNGDESVSDNCQSVCFEELPATQPQPDNVDANVKEQHAEDDLQSAEEQDQDPDIIEAQPAANETVASLEAQLGKSSHSTDALAKKFPQETEALVAAKDDPVYRLVKAAASAQDQAPKTDETVLPPFQLDCWSVSSCVLAAQYNQTIEVEQFCPTSGYSLNVSYVVPVSRYLQASSLELHLSSNKPLQWSICTDEDQAKPSANAQLNEDDEAPSASGVKILKQQGMNKLSLSLDLPARGYFLRDFMLRASQDLEQLQQKLCDDNAHLANPILQYNCRIVRDCD; encoded by the exons ATGGACTATCCCAAGACTCTGAATG CTCCCCAAGATCTGGAAGACATAAATAGCGATGGAATGGACAATCTGGATCTCCTGGTGCAAGGAGCCTTCGACGATAGCATCCAACTAGGCCACAATGGCCACCTGTCCGCCGGAGGAGGTGGAGTCCACTCCCACATGGAGGCGCCGCACACACCGCCCATGAATGGTTTAGATGCCCAACTGAGTAACTCCGGACGAGTGGGCAGTACACCGGTGGCGACGCAGGTCCAGACCCATGTGCATCCGCAGCTGCCGGAGAGTCCGCCGGATTCGCAGCCCGCCTACAGTCCGCTGGGCGAGGCTCACGGGATGGCGATGCCGGTGGGCAGGGACCTCATCTACCCCGGTCTGCCGCCCATGCAGCACCAGGCCAATATGCTCCAGACGGACCTGGGTCAATATGCCTCCCCTCCGCAGCACCAGCAACATCATTTTACGGCTCCGCAGGCCGATGTGCGGATCAAGCACGAATCCGGACTCATCATAAATCCGGGCAACCTGCtgtgccagcagcaacagcaacagcagcagcagatgcacCAGCATCAGTTGAATGAGCAGCAGTACCAGGATGCGATCCTCCAGGACCAGATGCTCTACTACCAGGATAATGGGGGAGCAGCTGGTGCGGGGATGTATGCATCCGGCAGCTTTCAGAACCTCTCCACCTGCACGCTGACCTCCTCCTTGGGCCTGGGCGATCGTGTCCAGGTGATAGGCACCAGTCAGTTGTCCCTGAATCGTGTGTCCGCTCCCTCGACTCCGGTGCATTCGCTTTCCCGCAAGCGCAAGATGTCCACGCAGCTGGATTGTCCCGACTTTCCGACTGCCCCCAAGGTGGATGCAGGCCTGCAGATGAGTCCGCTGCGTCAGTCGCATCACTccctggccacgcccactccggcGCCCTCCCACTGCTCCGCCTCCGTGTCGCCAGCTCTGTCGGCGGTCAATTCCCAGGCGGATAACAGCCTGGATGGTCAGCCCGGGGGAGGAGTGGCCACCGGATCGGgctcgggatcgggatcgggttCCGGCAGCGAGGCTGGCGATCCGGCGGGCGGCCAGTGCATCCGGTTCAACGGCTTCCAGCCGGAGAACTGGCACAAGCTGTTCGACCAGAGCCTACAGGAGCTGTCTGTGATCTACTACCGCGTGGATGCGGACAAGGGCTTCAATTTCAGCGTCTCGGACGACGCGTACGTGTGCCAGAAGAAGAACCACTTCCAGGTTACTTGCCATGCGCGCCTCCAGGGCGATGCCAAATTCGTGAAGACACCGTCCGGCTTCGAGAAAATCAAATCCTTCCACTTGCATTTCTACGGCGTCAAGTTCGAGGCGCCCAACCAGACGATCCGCGTGGAGCAGAGCCAGTCGGATCGCTCCAAGAAGGCCTTCTATCCCGTACC CATCGATCTCCAGAAGCACATCGTCAGCAAGATCACCGTGGGTCGCCTGCACTTTTCGGAGACGACGAACAACAACATGCGCAAGAAGGGTCGTCCCAATCCCGAGCAGCGATTCTTCCAGCTGGTCGTGGGCCTCCATGTGCACACCCATTCGGGCAACTTTCCGGTGGTGAGTCACGGCAGCGAGAAGATCATCGTGCGTGCCTCGAATCCGGGTCAGTTTGAGTCCGATGTGGATCTATGCTGGCAGCGCGGACTCACCCCGGAATCGGTGTTCCACACGGGTCGCGTGGGCATCAACACGGATCGCCCGGACGAGAGTCTGGTGGTCCATGGCAACCTCAAGGTGTCCGGCCACATTGTCCAGCCGAGCGACAGTCGCGCCAAGCAGGAGATCGGCGAGCTGGACACATCCGTGCAGCTACGGAATCTCCAGAAGATCCGGATAGTGCGCTACCGCTACATGCCCGAGTTTGCCGTGCACTCGGGTCTCCGGCGGGAGAGCGACACCCGGGAGATCGAGGACACCGGCGTGATTGCCCAGGAGGTGCGCGAGGTCATTCCGGATGCAGTCCAAGAGGCTGGCAGCGTGGTGCTGCCCAATGGAAACGTCATCGAGAACTTCCTGCTGGTCAACAAG GATCGCATTCTGATGGAGAACATCGGAGCCGTCAAGGAGCTGTGCAAGGTGACCGGTTCGCTGGAGTCGCGCATCGAGCATCTGGAACGAGCCAACATTGGCCAGAACAGCCAACAACTGCGTGCCAAGGATCTGCTGGAGCCGCGCTGCATCCTGCCCGAGCGAGGAGCCATCAAGTCCTTCGGCAGTCGGCGGGACGGATACGAGGTCTGCTCCAGTCGATCCCTGCAGATCGTCATCTTCCTGCTGATCATTGTAATGGCAGCCTG CCTGGCGGCGGTATCCACGTTGTACTTCGTGGAGCAcaacaagcagcagcagatggaCGGCTACCAGATCTTCAACAACGGGTTCTTCCGCCCGGAAACGGGGACGACGCACCTGAGCGACGAGGAGCGGCACTACTTCCACAACCTGCACACACTCTTCAAGAACAAGACGCACGGACCGTGGCCAAGTCGGATGTACCCCACCAGCACGGCCCGTCCGCCGGGATTCCGGCCATCCGATGAGGACGCGGAGGACCTTGCGGCGGTGCTGACCAAGCCACAGGTTTCCGCATCCACtgggcaacaacagcagcagcagcagagtcTCAAGCACGGAGTCATCACGACAACGGCGCCGCGATTCAGCAACAAGACGATCAGCAGCAAGAAGGGCAAGTGGCCTCCCAATCAGGAGGTGCTGCGTCAAAGTGGCGGTCAGAAGTTGCACCTAGCCGGCGTGCCAGTCCATGTGGTTCCCGCGAAGTCATCTACTTCTCCAAACGCTGCCGCCCCCAACGACACGGTGGCCTCCACGGAGAAGCCACCCCAGGCCATTCCCTTGCCCCAGGACTTTGAGAACAACTCCATTGACATCGATGCCCAGCAGAAGCAGTCGCAGCTAAAGCTGGACGAGCACATCGTGGTGGTCGGGACCATTGCCAGTCCCGCCTCCGATGGCTATGACTCCAATTCCCCAGCTGTCGCCGCTCATCCCATTCGGAAATTCAATCCGGGCACCGTTTATACCCACGTCTACAAGACGGTATCGCCACCCACGGCCAATCAGGCACTGACCACCAACAAGGTGAGCACCGAGTCCGCCCCGAGTCCACTGGCCCAGGCCCTCGATGTGCCGCCACCGGCTCTTCCGGTGAGGAATAGCAGCGACAATCCGGATGCCCTGGACCTGCAGAACCTGAGCAATACCAACGAGTCCGTGGATAATCCTATTACAGGAGTCTATGGGGTGTACGAGTACCAGGGACCGGGCCTAAGGGAATCCAATCTGGGGAGGCGGTCGGCGAGTCAGCGAAGTCTGGACTGGATCAGGCAGAAGACCTTCAAGGCGGAGCTCGTTGGACAGCCGGCAGAGTGCAATGGCGATGAGTCGGTCAGCGATAATTGCCAG TCCGTTTGCTTCGAGGAGTTGCCAGCGACACAGCCGCAGCCCGATAATGTGGATGCCAATGTGAAGGAGCAGCATGCGGAGGACGATCTGCAGTCGGCGGAGGAGCAGGATCAGGACCCGGACATTATAGAGGCTCAGCCTGCTGCCAATGAGACGGTGGCTTCCCTCGAGGCTCAGCTGGGCAAGAGCTCGCATAGCACTGATGCCCTGGCCAAAAAGTTTCCCCAAGAGACGGAGGCTTTGGTCGCAGCCAAGGACGATCCCGTCTACCGCCTGGTGAAGGCTGCCGCCTCTGCCCAGGATCAGGCTCCAAAGACGGATGAGACTGTGCTGCCACCCTTCCAGCTGGATTGCTGGAGCGTCTCCAGTTGCGTGCTGGCCGCCCAGTACAATCAAACCATCGAGGTGGAGCAGTTCTGTCCCACCTCGGGCTATTCCCTCAATGTCAGCTATGTGGTCCCGGTGTCGCGTTATCTGCAGGCCAGCAGCCTGGAGCTCCACCTGAG CTCCAACAAGCCGCTGCAGTGGTCCATCTGCACCGATGAGGATCAGGCCAAGCCCAGTGCCAACGCCCAGCTAAACGAGGATGATGAGGCACCATCCGCCAGCGGGGTCAAGATCCTCAAGCAGCAGGGCATGAACAAACTGAGTCTGTCCTTGGATCTTCCCGCCCGCGGCTATTTCCTGCGGGACTTTATGCTCCGCGCCAGCCAAGACTTGGAGCAG TTGCAGCAAAAACTATGCGACGACAACGCTCACCTGGCGAACCCCATACTCCAGTACAACTGTAGGATCGTAAGAGATTGTGATTAG